One window of Pyrus communis chromosome 12, drPyrComm1.1, whole genome shotgun sequence genomic DNA carries:
- the LOC137710538 gene encoding chaperone protein ClpB1-like isoform X1 encodes MNPDNFNHKNNESIARAHGLAMKAGHCQITPLHLATALTSDLRGIFSQAIANGAGNPNASKSVERVFNQGLKKLPSQSPPPDEIPRSSSLIKVIKRAQKAQKTRGDIQLAVDQLILGLLEDSQIGDLLKKAGVATAKVKSEVEKLRGEVGKKVKSASGDTAFQVQKELDELKGKRQPLVMKCRKEKERVDEPRKLEQKREELFAEALREGDFRKMFNLNCNLDVKTTIAKPEGSTDENLILTETVGPEQIAEVVSRWTGIPVTRLGQSGKERLIGLGERLHERVVGQDQAVKAVAGAVLRSGAGFGRPQHPIGSFLFLGLAGVGKAELAKALAEQHFDDKIVRIDMSVYMERHSVSRLIGAPLGYIGRDEGGELTEAVRRRPYCVVLFDKVEKAHPAVFNTLLQVLDDGRLTDGQGRTVDFRNTVIIMTSNLGAEHLLSGLMGKCSKQVARDRVMQEVRKHFRPELLNRLDEIVVFDPLSPDQLRKVARLQMKDVVVQLAKRRVEMAVTDAALNYILEESYVPVYGAGPIRRWIDNRVVTELSLMIVREEIRKNSTVFIDVAPTGTGLVYRVEKNGGLVNAATGQKSDAEQAVKGGVFEKKGKRCTQTKRKEGKEEKEKEERRRERMSRQGGQKDKKK; translated from the exons ATGAATCCTGATAACTTTAATCACAAGAACAATGAGTCTATTGCCAGAGCTCATGGCCTGGCCATGAAAGCCGGCCACTGTCAGATCACGCCGCTCCATCTTGCAACCGCATTGACATCTGATCTCAGGGGCATTTTCAGCCAAGCCATCGCCAATGGCGCTGGCAATCCCAATGCTTCAAAGTCCGTAGAGAGGGTGTTCAACCAGGGACTGAAGAAGCTTCCATCTCAATCACCACCCCCGGACGAAATCCCACGCAGTTCATCCCTCATCAAAGTGATTAAGAGAGCACAGAAGGCGCAGAAGACAAGAGGGGACATACAATTGGCCGTTGATCAGTTGATTCTCGGTCTTCTCGAGGATTCCCAGATTGGGGACTTGTTGAAGAAAGCCGGCGTTGCTACGGCCAAAGTGAAATCTGAAGTTGAAAAGCTTCGTGGGGAGGTAGGGAAGAAGGTGAAGAGTGCTTCAGGGGATACTGCATTTCAG GTGCAAAAAGAGCTCGATGAACTGAAAGGCAAGCGTCAGCCACTGGTGATGAAGTGtagaaaggaaaaggaaagggtTGATGAGCCTCGAAAGCTTGAGCAGAAGCGTGAAGAGCTCTTTGCAGAGGCTCTAAGAGAAGGTGATTTTCGTAAGATGTTTAATTTGAATTGTAATCTGGATGTAAAAACCACCATTGCAAAACCTGAAGGTAGTACCGACGAAAACTTGATTTTGACGGAGACAGTTGGACCAGAACAAATTGCAGAGGTGGTAAGCCGTTGGACTGGCATACCTGTCACGCGGCTTGGCCAGAGTGGCAAAGAAAGGTTAATTGGACTTGGGGAAAGGTTGCATGAGAGAGTAGTGGGGCAAGACCAGGCAGTTAAAGCTGTTGCCGGGGCGGTTTTAAGGTCAGGAGCAGGGTTTGGAAGGCCACAACACCCTATTGGTTCCTTCCTATTCTTGGGTCTAGCTGGTGTTGGTAAAGCCGAGCTTGCGAAGGCACTTGCTGAACAACATTTTGATGACAAGATCGTCAGAATTGACATGTCCGTGTATATGGAACGACATTCTGTTTCGCGCTTAATTGGCGCTCCCCTTGG GTATATTGGTCGCGATGAAGGCGGGGAACTCACAGAGGCCGTGAGGCGGAGGCCTTACTGTGTTGTATTGTTTGATAAAGTGGAGAAAGCTCACCCCGCCGTTTTCAACACTCTCCTCCAAGTCTTGGATGATGGAAGATTAACTGATGGACAAGGCCGTACAGTTGATTTCAGAAACACGGTGATCATCATGACTTCGAATTTGGGAGCAGAACATCTCCTCTCCGGTTTGATGGGCAAGTGTTCGAAGCAGGTTGCGCGTGATCGAGTTATGCAAGAG GTGAGAAAGCACTTTAGGCCTGAGCTGCTGAATCGTCTCGATGAGATTGTTGTGTTCGATCCTCTTTCTCCCGATCAACTGAGGAAGGTTGCCAGATTGCAAATGAAAGATGTTGTAGTCCAATTGGCTAAGAGGCGTGTTGAGATGGCAGTTACAGATGCAGCGTTGAATTACATTCTAGAAGAGAGTTATGTTCCC GTTTACGGTGCTGGACCTATTCGGAGATGGATCGACAATAGGGTGGTGACAGAGTTGTCGCTGATGATTGTGCGAGAAGAAATACGTAAAAACTCGACCGTGTTCATAGATGTAGCACCAACGGGAACCGGGCTGGTGTACCGGGTTGAGAAGAACGGAGGGCTTGTCAATGCGGCGACAGGGCAGAAGTCGGATGCAGAACAGGCTGTTAAGGGAGGAGTTTtcgaaaagaaaggaaaaaggtgcacacaaaccaaaagaaaagaaggaaaagaagaaaaagaaaaagaagaaagaagaagggaaaggaTGTCACGGCAGGGGggccaaaaagataaaaaaaagtaa
- the LOC137710538 gene encoding chaperone protein ClpB1-like isoform X3, with amino-acid sequence MNPDNFNHKNNESIARAHGLAMKAGHCQITPLHLATALTSDLRGIFSQAIANGAGNPNASKSVERVFNQGLKKLPSQSPPPDEIPRSSSLIKVIKRAQKAQKTRGDIQLAVDQLILGLLEDSQIGDLLKKAGVATAKVKSEVEKLRGEVGKKVKSASGDTAFQVQKELDELKGKRQPLVMKCRKEKERVDEPRKLEQKREELFAEALREVGPEQIAEVVSRWTGIPVTRLGQSGKERLIGLGERLHERVVGQDQAVKAVAGAVLRSGAGFGRPQHPIGSFLFLGLAGVGKAELAKALAEQHFDDKIVRIDMSVYMERHSVSRLIGAPLGYIGRDEGGELTEAVRRRPYCVVLFDKVEKAHPAVFNTLLQVLDDGRLTDGQGRTVDFRNTVIIMTSNLGAEHLLSGLMGKCSKQVARDRVMQEVRKHFRPELLNRLDEIVVFDPLSPDQLRKVARLQMKDVVVQLAKRRVEMAVTDAALNYILEESYVPVYGAGPIRRWIDNRVVTELSLMIVREEIRKNSTVFIDVAPTGTGLVYRVEKNGGLVNAATGQKSDAEQAVKGGVFEKKGKRCTQTKRKEGKEEKEKEERRRERMSRQGGQKDKKK; translated from the exons ATGAATCCTGATAACTTTAATCACAAGAACAATGAGTCTATTGCCAGAGCTCATGGCCTGGCCATGAAAGCCGGCCACTGTCAGATCACGCCGCTCCATCTTGCAACCGCATTGACATCTGATCTCAGGGGCATTTTCAGCCAAGCCATCGCCAATGGCGCTGGCAATCCCAATGCTTCAAAGTCCGTAGAGAGGGTGTTCAACCAGGGACTGAAGAAGCTTCCATCTCAATCACCACCCCCGGACGAAATCCCACGCAGTTCATCCCTCATCAAAGTGATTAAGAGAGCACAGAAGGCGCAGAAGACAAGAGGGGACATACAATTGGCCGTTGATCAGTTGATTCTCGGTCTTCTCGAGGATTCCCAGATTGGGGACTTGTTGAAGAAAGCCGGCGTTGCTACGGCCAAAGTGAAATCTGAAGTTGAAAAGCTTCGTGGGGAGGTAGGGAAGAAGGTGAAGAGTGCTTCAGGGGATACTGCATTTCAG GTGCAAAAAGAGCTCGATGAACTGAAAGGCAAGCGTCAGCCACTGGTGATGAAGTGtagaaaggaaaaggaaagggtTGATGAGCCTCGAAAGCTTGAGCAGAAGCGTGAAGAGCTCTTTGCAGAGGCTCTAAGAGAAG TTGGACCAGAACAAATTGCAGAGGTGGTAAGCCGTTGGACTGGCATACCTGTCACGCGGCTTGGCCAGAGTGGCAAAGAAAGGTTAATTGGACTTGGGGAAAGGTTGCATGAGAGAGTAGTGGGGCAAGACCAGGCAGTTAAAGCTGTTGCCGGGGCGGTTTTAAGGTCAGGAGCAGGGTTTGGAAGGCCACAACACCCTATTGGTTCCTTCCTATTCTTGGGTCTAGCTGGTGTTGGTAAAGCCGAGCTTGCGAAGGCACTTGCTGAACAACATTTTGATGACAAGATCGTCAGAATTGACATGTCCGTGTATATGGAACGACATTCTGTTTCGCGCTTAATTGGCGCTCCCCTTGG GTATATTGGTCGCGATGAAGGCGGGGAACTCACAGAGGCCGTGAGGCGGAGGCCTTACTGTGTTGTATTGTTTGATAAAGTGGAGAAAGCTCACCCCGCCGTTTTCAACACTCTCCTCCAAGTCTTGGATGATGGAAGATTAACTGATGGACAAGGCCGTACAGTTGATTTCAGAAACACGGTGATCATCATGACTTCGAATTTGGGAGCAGAACATCTCCTCTCCGGTTTGATGGGCAAGTGTTCGAAGCAGGTTGCGCGTGATCGAGTTATGCAAGAG GTGAGAAAGCACTTTAGGCCTGAGCTGCTGAATCGTCTCGATGAGATTGTTGTGTTCGATCCTCTTTCTCCCGATCAACTGAGGAAGGTTGCCAGATTGCAAATGAAAGATGTTGTAGTCCAATTGGCTAAGAGGCGTGTTGAGATGGCAGTTACAGATGCAGCGTTGAATTACATTCTAGAAGAGAGTTATGTTCCC GTTTACGGTGCTGGACCTATTCGGAGATGGATCGACAATAGGGTGGTGACAGAGTTGTCGCTGATGATTGTGCGAGAAGAAATACGTAAAAACTCGACCGTGTTCATAGATGTAGCACCAACGGGAACCGGGCTGGTGTACCGGGTTGAGAAGAACGGAGGGCTTGTCAATGCGGCGACAGGGCAGAAGTCGGATGCAGAACAGGCTGTTAAGGGAGGAGTTTtcgaaaagaaaggaaaaaggtgcacacaaaccaaaagaaaagaaggaaaagaagaaaaagaaaaagaagaaagaagaagggaaaggaTGTCACGGCAGGGGggccaaaaagataaaaaaaagtaa
- the LOC137710538 gene encoding chaperone protein ClpB1-like isoform X2, with protein MNPDNFNHKNNESIARAHGLAMKAGHCQITPLHLATALTSDLRGIFSQAIANGAGNPNASKSVERVFNQGLKKLPSQSPPPDEIPRSSSLIKVIKRAQKAQKTRGDIQLAVDQLILGLLEDSQIGDLLKKAGVATAKVKSEVEKLRGEVQKELDELKGKRQPLVMKCRKEKERVDEPRKLEQKREELFAEALREGDFRKMFNLNCNLDVKTTIAKPEGSTDENLILTETVGPEQIAEVVSRWTGIPVTRLGQSGKERLIGLGERLHERVVGQDQAVKAVAGAVLRSGAGFGRPQHPIGSFLFLGLAGVGKAELAKALAEQHFDDKIVRIDMSVYMERHSVSRLIGAPLGYIGRDEGGELTEAVRRRPYCVVLFDKVEKAHPAVFNTLLQVLDDGRLTDGQGRTVDFRNTVIIMTSNLGAEHLLSGLMGKCSKQVARDRVMQEVRKHFRPELLNRLDEIVVFDPLSPDQLRKVARLQMKDVVVQLAKRRVEMAVTDAALNYILEESYVPVYGAGPIRRWIDNRVVTELSLMIVREEIRKNSTVFIDVAPTGTGLVYRVEKNGGLVNAATGQKSDAEQAVKGGVFEKKGKRCTQTKRKEGKEEKEKEERRRERMSRQGGQKDKKK; from the exons ATGAATCCTGATAACTTTAATCACAAGAACAATGAGTCTATTGCCAGAGCTCATGGCCTGGCCATGAAAGCCGGCCACTGTCAGATCACGCCGCTCCATCTTGCAACCGCATTGACATCTGATCTCAGGGGCATTTTCAGCCAAGCCATCGCCAATGGCGCTGGCAATCCCAATGCTTCAAAGTCCGTAGAGAGGGTGTTCAACCAGGGACTGAAGAAGCTTCCATCTCAATCACCACCCCCGGACGAAATCCCACGCAGTTCATCCCTCATCAAAGTGATTAAGAGAGCACAGAAGGCGCAGAAGACAAGAGGGGACATACAATTGGCCGTTGATCAGTTGATTCTCGGTCTTCTCGAGGATTCCCAGATTGGGGACTTGTTGAAGAAAGCCGGCGTTGCTACGGCCAAAGTGAAATCTGAAGTTGAAAAGCTTCGTGGGGAG GTGCAAAAAGAGCTCGATGAACTGAAAGGCAAGCGTCAGCCACTGGTGATGAAGTGtagaaaggaaaaggaaagggtTGATGAGCCTCGAAAGCTTGAGCAGAAGCGTGAAGAGCTCTTTGCAGAGGCTCTAAGAGAAGGTGATTTTCGTAAGATGTTTAATTTGAATTGTAATCTGGATGTAAAAACCACCATTGCAAAACCTGAAGGTAGTACCGACGAAAACTTGATTTTGACGGAGACAGTTGGACCAGAACAAATTGCAGAGGTGGTAAGCCGTTGGACTGGCATACCTGTCACGCGGCTTGGCCAGAGTGGCAAAGAAAGGTTAATTGGACTTGGGGAAAGGTTGCATGAGAGAGTAGTGGGGCAAGACCAGGCAGTTAAAGCTGTTGCCGGGGCGGTTTTAAGGTCAGGAGCAGGGTTTGGAAGGCCACAACACCCTATTGGTTCCTTCCTATTCTTGGGTCTAGCTGGTGTTGGTAAAGCCGAGCTTGCGAAGGCACTTGCTGAACAACATTTTGATGACAAGATCGTCAGAATTGACATGTCCGTGTATATGGAACGACATTCTGTTTCGCGCTTAATTGGCGCTCCCCTTGG GTATATTGGTCGCGATGAAGGCGGGGAACTCACAGAGGCCGTGAGGCGGAGGCCTTACTGTGTTGTATTGTTTGATAAAGTGGAGAAAGCTCACCCCGCCGTTTTCAACACTCTCCTCCAAGTCTTGGATGATGGAAGATTAACTGATGGACAAGGCCGTACAGTTGATTTCAGAAACACGGTGATCATCATGACTTCGAATTTGGGAGCAGAACATCTCCTCTCCGGTTTGATGGGCAAGTGTTCGAAGCAGGTTGCGCGTGATCGAGTTATGCAAGAG GTGAGAAAGCACTTTAGGCCTGAGCTGCTGAATCGTCTCGATGAGATTGTTGTGTTCGATCCTCTTTCTCCCGATCAACTGAGGAAGGTTGCCAGATTGCAAATGAAAGATGTTGTAGTCCAATTGGCTAAGAGGCGTGTTGAGATGGCAGTTACAGATGCAGCGTTGAATTACATTCTAGAAGAGAGTTATGTTCCC GTTTACGGTGCTGGACCTATTCGGAGATGGATCGACAATAGGGTGGTGACAGAGTTGTCGCTGATGATTGTGCGAGAAGAAATACGTAAAAACTCGACCGTGTTCATAGATGTAGCACCAACGGGAACCGGGCTGGTGTACCGGGTTGAGAAGAACGGAGGGCTTGTCAATGCGGCGACAGGGCAGAAGTCGGATGCAGAACAGGCTGTTAAGGGAGGAGTTTtcgaaaagaaaggaaaaaggtgcacacaaaccaaaagaaaagaaggaaaagaagaaaaagaaaaagaagaaagaagaagggaaaggaTGTCACGGCAGGGGggccaaaaagataaaaaaaagtaa
- the LOC137710538 gene encoding chaperone protein ClpB1-like isoform X4, protein MNPDNFNHKNNESIARAHGLAMKAGHCQITPLHLATALTSDLRGIFSQAIANGAGQLILGLLEDSQIGDLLKKAGVATAKVKSEVEKLRGEVGKKVKSASGDTAFQVQKELDELKGKRQPLVMKCRKEKERVDEPRKLEQKREELFAEALREGDFRKMFNLNCNLDVKTTIAKPEGSTDENLILTETVGPEQIAEVVSRWTGIPVTRLGQSGKERLIGLGERLHERVVGQDQAVKAVAGAVLRSGAGFGRPQHPIGSFLFLGLAGVGKAELAKALAEQHFDDKIVRIDMSVYMERHSVSRLIGAPLGYIGRDEGGELTEAVRRRPYCVVLFDKVEKAHPAVFNTLLQVLDDGRLTDGQGRTVDFRNTVIIMTSNLGAEHLLSGLMGKCSKQVARDRVMQEVRKHFRPELLNRLDEIVVFDPLSPDQLRKVARLQMKDVVVQLAKRRVEMAVTDAALNYILEESYVPVYGAGPIRRWIDNRVVTELSLMIVREEIRKNSTVFIDVAPTGTGLVYRVEKNGGLVNAATGQKSDAEQAVKGGVFEKKGKRCTQTKRKEGKEEKEKEERRRERMSRQGGQKDKKK, encoded by the exons ATGAATCCTGATAACTTTAATCACAAGAACAATGAGTCTATTGCCAGAGCTCATGGCCTGGCCATGAAAGCCGGCCACTGTCAGATCACGCCGCTCCATCTTGCAACCGCATTGACATCTGATCTCAGGGGCATTTTCAGCCAAGCCATCGCCAATGGCGCTGG TCAGTTGATTCTCGGTCTTCTCGAGGATTCCCAGATTGGGGACTTGTTGAAGAAAGCCGGCGTTGCTACGGCCAAAGTGAAATCTGAAGTTGAAAAGCTTCGTGGGGAGGTAGGGAAGAAGGTGAAGAGTGCTTCAGGGGATACTGCATTTCAG GTGCAAAAAGAGCTCGATGAACTGAAAGGCAAGCGTCAGCCACTGGTGATGAAGTGtagaaaggaaaaggaaagggtTGATGAGCCTCGAAAGCTTGAGCAGAAGCGTGAAGAGCTCTTTGCAGAGGCTCTAAGAGAAGGTGATTTTCGTAAGATGTTTAATTTGAATTGTAATCTGGATGTAAAAACCACCATTGCAAAACCTGAAGGTAGTACCGACGAAAACTTGATTTTGACGGAGACAGTTGGACCAGAACAAATTGCAGAGGTGGTAAGCCGTTGGACTGGCATACCTGTCACGCGGCTTGGCCAGAGTGGCAAAGAAAGGTTAATTGGACTTGGGGAAAGGTTGCATGAGAGAGTAGTGGGGCAAGACCAGGCAGTTAAAGCTGTTGCCGGGGCGGTTTTAAGGTCAGGAGCAGGGTTTGGAAGGCCACAACACCCTATTGGTTCCTTCCTATTCTTGGGTCTAGCTGGTGTTGGTAAAGCCGAGCTTGCGAAGGCACTTGCTGAACAACATTTTGATGACAAGATCGTCAGAATTGACATGTCCGTGTATATGGAACGACATTCTGTTTCGCGCTTAATTGGCGCTCCCCTTGG GTATATTGGTCGCGATGAAGGCGGGGAACTCACAGAGGCCGTGAGGCGGAGGCCTTACTGTGTTGTATTGTTTGATAAAGTGGAGAAAGCTCACCCCGCCGTTTTCAACACTCTCCTCCAAGTCTTGGATGATGGAAGATTAACTGATGGACAAGGCCGTACAGTTGATTTCAGAAACACGGTGATCATCATGACTTCGAATTTGGGAGCAGAACATCTCCTCTCCGGTTTGATGGGCAAGTGTTCGAAGCAGGTTGCGCGTGATCGAGTTATGCAAGAG GTGAGAAAGCACTTTAGGCCTGAGCTGCTGAATCGTCTCGATGAGATTGTTGTGTTCGATCCTCTTTCTCCCGATCAACTGAGGAAGGTTGCCAGATTGCAAATGAAAGATGTTGTAGTCCAATTGGCTAAGAGGCGTGTTGAGATGGCAGTTACAGATGCAGCGTTGAATTACATTCTAGAAGAGAGTTATGTTCCC GTTTACGGTGCTGGACCTATTCGGAGATGGATCGACAATAGGGTGGTGACAGAGTTGTCGCTGATGATTGTGCGAGAAGAAATACGTAAAAACTCGACCGTGTTCATAGATGTAGCACCAACGGGAACCGGGCTGGTGTACCGGGTTGAGAAGAACGGAGGGCTTGTCAATGCGGCGACAGGGCAGAAGTCGGATGCAGAACAGGCTGTTAAGGGAGGAGTTTtcgaaaagaaaggaaaaaggtgcacacaaaccaaaagaaaagaaggaaaagaagaaaaagaaaaagaagaaagaagaagggaaaggaTGTCACGGCAGGGGggccaaaaagataaaaaaaagtaa
- the LOC137710538 gene encoding chaperone protein ClpB1-like isoform X5: MNPDNFNHKNNESIARAHGLAMKAGHCQITPLHLATALTSDLRGIFSQAIANGAGQLILGLLEDSQIGDLLKKAGVATAKVKSEVEKLRGEVQKELDELKGKRQPLVMKCRKEKERVDEPRKLEQKREELFAEALREGDFRKMFNLNCNLDVKTTIAKPEGSTDENLILTETVGPEQIAEVVSRWTGIPVTRLGQSGKERLIGLGERLHERVVGQDQAVKAVAGAVLRSGAGFGRPQHPIGSFLFLGLAGVGKAELAKALAEQHFDDKIVRIDMSVYMERHSVSRLIGAPLGYIGRDEGGELTEAVRRRPYCVVLFDKVEKAHPAVFNTLLQVLDDGRLTDGQGRTVDFRNTVIIMTSNLGAEHLLSGLMGKCSKQVARDRVMQEVRKHFRPELLNRLDEIVVFDPLSPDQLRKVARLQMKDVVVQLAKRRVEMAVTDAALNYILEESYVPVYGAGPIRRWIDNRVVTELSLMIVREEIRKNSTVFIDVAPTGTGLVYRVEKNGGLVNAATGQKSDAEQAVKGGVFEKKGKRCTQTKRKEGKEEKEKEERRRERMSRQGGQKDKKK; encoded by the exons ATGAATCCTGATAACTTTAATCACAAGAACAATGAGTCTATTGCCAGAGCTCATGGCCTGGCCATGAAAGCCGGCCACTGTCAGATCACGCCGCTCCATCTTGCAACCGCATTGACATCTGATCTCAGGGGCATTTTCAGCCAAGCCATCGCCAATGGCGCTGG TCAGTTGATTCTCGGTCTTCTCGAGGATTCCCAGATTGGGGACTTGTTGAAGAAAGCCGGCGTTGCTACGGCCAAAGTGAAATCTGAAGTTGAAAAGCTTCGTGGGGAG GTGCAAAAAGAGCTCGATGAACTGAAAGGCAAGCGTCAGCCACTGGTGATGAAGTGtagaaaggaaaaggaaagggtTGATGAGCCTCGAAAGCTTGAGCAGAAGCGTGAAGAGCTCTTTGCAGAGGCTCTAAGAGAAGGTGATTTTCGTAAGATGTTTAATTTGAATTGTAATCTGGATGTAAAAACCACCATTGCAAAACCTGAAGGTAGTACCGACGAAAACTTGATTTTGACGGAGACAGTTGGACCAGAACAAATTGCAGAGGTGGTAAGCCGTTGGACTGGCATACCTGTCACGCGGCTTGGCCAGAGTGGCAAAGAAAGGTTAATTGGACTTGGGGAAAGGTTGCATGAGAGAGTAGTGGGGCAAGACCAGGCAGTTAAAGCTGTTGCCGGGGCGGTTTTAAGGTCAGGAGCAGGGTTTGGAAGGCCACAACACCCTATTGGTTCCTTCCTATTCTTGGGTCTAGCTGGTGTTGGTAAAGCCGAGCTTGCGAAGGCACTTGCTGAACAACATTTTGATGACAAGATCGTCAGAATTGACATGTCCGTGTATATGGAACGACATTCTGTTTCGCGCTTAATTGGCGCTCCCCTTGG GTATATTGGTCGCGATGAAGGCGGGGAACTCACAGAGGCCGTGAGGCGGAGGCCTTACTGTGTTGTATTGTTTGATAAAGTGGAGAAAGCTCACCCCGCCGTTTTCAACACTCTCCTCCAAGTCTTGGATGATGGAAGATTAACTGATGGACAAGGCCGTACAGTTGATTTCAGAAACACGGTGATCATCATGACTTCGAATTTGGGAGCAGAACATCTCCTCTCCGGTTTGATGGGCAAGTGTTCGAAGCAGGTTGCGCGTGATCGAGTTATGCAAGAG GTGAGAAAGCACTTTAGGCCTGAGCTGCTGAATCGTCTCGATGAGATTGTTGTGTTCGATCCTCTTTCTCCCGATCAACTGAGGAAGGTTGCCAGATTGCAAATGAAAGATGTTGTAGTCCAATTGGCTAAGAGGCGTGTTGAGATGGCAGTTACAGATGCAGCGTTGAATTACATTCTAGAAGAGAGTTATGTTCCC GTTTACGGTGCTGGACCTATTCGGAGATGGATCGACAATAGGGTGGTGACAGAGTTGTCGCTGATGATTGTGCGAGAAGAAATACGTAAAAACTCGACCGTGTTCATAGATGTAGCACCAACGGGAACCGGGCTGGTGTACCGGGTTGAGAAGAACGGAGGGCTTGTCAATGCGGCGACAGGGCAGAAGTCGGATGCAGAACAGGCTGTTAAGGGAGGAGTTTtcgaaaagaaaggaaaaaggtgcacacaaaccaaaagaaaagaaggaaaagaagaaaaagaaaaagaagaaagaagaagggaaaggaTGTCACGGCAGGGGggccaaaaagataaaaaaaagtaa